The sequence ATGCAAAAATGTGTATGAAAACACTTTATGTGTCAGTCATTTCTTTGGGTGTATTGGATACACTCAGAGTTGGataagataaaatgaaataagagcttaataaatggttttaaaatgATTGCATGGATAcatgaatgaaagaaataagaacTTTAGCTACTAGATATCTCCTCACTGGGGAGATACTCTACTGCAAAATCAATCTGAGGCATGTTGTTCCTGACCCATGTTTATGGTAACTGTGGAATGGTGACCATGGAATCTCCTCTAAATGTGTAACTGATTAAAGTTTGGGTAAAAGAGCCAAGCAGTTGTCAGCCAGTTTATTTGGATTAAGACTTGATGAGAACCTGAAGTGGATTCCAGAATTGACCATTCTAGAGAAGATGAGCCACGGTGAGATATAGAGACAGCTAAGCTTATGGAGGTACCAGCCTAGAGTTTGTAAACTCCATTTTCTAAAATTCTAATTCTATTTTACTTTCAGAAGAAATATTCATTGGGTAAACTGGGATCATTCAAAGGAAGGTGATCGGAATGAATGTAGGGTACCAAAGAATGTTAgataaaggaattttaaaagaacaagcaGGTGATTGactgtgagaaatgaatttgGGTAGATATAGAAATTGACTTCAGTCAGTTTGAGTATAGAAGGATAATGAAAAATTATTCTAGGAGTAAAACTAGTGAGAGTTGGTTGAAAATATAGGAAAACTGAAGGAAGATCTTTCTAATAGTAAAAAACTGTCTATATATGAAAGGGAATGATCCTAGAGCATAGGGAGCTAGCTATATCATTCTTATTTAGATAAATGATGGATAACTAATAGAAATATTATAGAGTAGTTTAAGCCTCAGGCATATGTTTGGATTAGATGACTGAATTCCCTTTTTACTCTGATAATCTGTGATAGATGAAATTTGgggcaatgaaataaaaaattttccagAGCTTTCAGAAAAGAACATCATGAGCTAGGAAGTAGCGTTGCCTCTGGAACGTTTTTACAACTGGAATGCTGTGGGCCATGAATGATCCTAGTAGTAAAGACTCTTCCAAACATGTTTATTGTTTTGATCAGACTTTTCCTAGGTTTCTGACTGGGGCATCCAAACTTGAAATGTCTTTGATGTTAAAATAATGTATTCAACTCATATTAGATGTTATCTCAGGATAATCCAGTTTAAACCTCTTAGATTCAACAGTGACCATGCTTCAAACATGTCCATGTTAACTGATTAACCAAAAGTGCCTTCAAAATAGCACTTAACCCTTTTCATAACCAAGAAGTAACCTAACTTTTCatcctctatttcttctctatGTTTATAGGCACAGTTTCTGAAATGTGTTCCTTACTTTTATCCTTCTTCCTGAAATGACCTAATTCATAACTGCTGACTGAAATTCTGCTCTTCTTTTAAGGATGTTACCATGCCTGCAAAAGTCAAACCTAAAGATCACCATCTCTGAGAAAAGGACTTTCTTCCAGCCAGTTTCCTGAGAGCGCCTTTGACATCCTTGTTTCTCAGGCTATAAATTATGGGATTCAGCATTGGAGTCACCACTGTATAGAACACAGATATCATTTTATCCTGCTCTTTTATGGTCTTGGAATTTGGCCGCATGTAGGTGAATATTCCTGATCCATAAAAGAGGACAACAACAATGAGGTGGGAGCCACAGGTAGAAAAAGCCTTGAGCCGCCCCTCCCTAGCCTGCATCTGGATCACAGTGGAGATGATATTCCAGTAGGAGACCAGGATCAGGGAGACAGGAGCTAGGAGGATGACCACACCCATTGCAAAGATGGCCATTTCTGTGATGTAAGTATCTGCTGAAGCCAGCTTCAGGAGGGCAGGGGGTTCACAAAAGTAGTGATTGATAATGTTCTGTCCTTGATAAGGAAGTTGGAAAGTAAAGGTGGTATCTACCAGAGACACTACTGCACCACTGGCCCAGGACCCTGTGGTCAACTGGAGACACACTTGCTGGGTCATGATGGTGGGGTAGTGCAGGGGCTTGCAGACCGCCACAtaccggtcataggccatcactgccAGCAGAGCACATTCTGTGCCCCTGACCAGAAGGAAGACAGTGACCTGTGTCATACAGCCCGCGAAAGAAATAGTTTTCTTCTTCACCAGGAAGTGGACCAACACTTGAGGGACAATGCTGGTAGAGAAGCAGAGATCTGCAAAAGAGAGGTTTCTAAGAAAAAAGTACATGGGCGTGTGAAGTTGAGAATCCATGAAGAAGAGAATGATGATAAGCAGGTTTCCAAGCACAGTTAACAGATaaatgatgagaaaaagaataaacaacaGGATCTGGGTCTGTGAGTCCTGTGAAAGGCCAAGGAAGATAAATTCTGCCACAGAAGTGTGGTTTTCTTCTCCCATTGAGGTTTATGCTTGTTTCCCTGTTTggcacaaacaaaaataaataacaaacttTGGGTTTATGCTATTGGGCtgcccaggtagctcagtggtaaagaatctgccagccatgcggagacacagtttcaatccctgggtggggaagatcccctggagaaggaaatggcaacacaccccagtattcttgcctgggaaatcccatggacagaaggagcttgacaggctattatccatgggattgaaaagagttagactgacttaaaacaacaacctGTAGAAGAGGCTCATTTAAAGCTCAATTTAAAAGCTAATTGGATATTTCTAGCTTTCTGCTCTCCAGCTTGTTCTAATTGATACTAAGtagaatattttattcttattagttGGCTACAATTTAAATCCactctattttttccccaaatctccCAGTGCCACttatttacagataaaatatGATGTTGTTAAAACCTTCTTGGGTTTTATATGTTCTGATATGAAGATATTACAATTTATGTGAACTTTACTAAATGGCTATACACAGAGTATTAGGAAATGACTGTGTATACTGTTAGGATTATCACTGTGTGTAAAAACTGTACCACTAACTGTTCAAAACACTACATGTTAAATTATAACACatgcttgaaaaacatgaaacagttttcagGCATCAAATTTAATTTGACCTCTTAAAAAACAGCAAGCTTTTCTTGGGTTGAAAAATATAGCCTTAGCATATCAATACTAAGGACAATTCTATTTAGATTAAAGAATATAATAGTAAAACTAAAgcaacacaaaaaaggaaaaataggttTAAGTTGTGATATATGATTAGGGTTAGACTTGAAAATCACAAAAGCCTTCTAAAATACCTTGAAGGAAAAGTGTCGAATTTACAACATAAATTGAAAGACTTCAGTGAGATAATAGCATcatgaatacatttaaaagataaactacaaa comes from Dama dama isolate Ldn47 chromosome 1, ASM3311817v1, whole genome shotgun sequence and encodes:
- the LOC133062624 gene encoding olfactory receptor 2D3, whose translation is MGEENHTSVAEFIFLGLSQDSQTQILLFILFLIIYLLTVLGNLLIIILFFMDSQLHTPMYFFLRNLSFADLCFSTSIVPQVLVHFLVKKKTISFAGCMTQVTVFLLVRGTECALLAVMAYDRYVAVCKPLHYPTIMTQQVCLQLTTGSWASGAVVSLVDTTFTFQLPYQGQNIINHYFCEPPALLKLASADTYITEMAIFAMGVVILLAPVSLILVSYWNIISTVIQMQAREGRLKAFSTCGSHLIVVVLFYGSGIFTYMRPNSKTIKEQDKMISVFYTVVTPMLNPIIYSLRNKDVKGALRKLAGRKSFSQRW